In one Rutidosis leptorrhynchoides isolate AG116_Rl617_1_P2 chromosome 8, CSIRO_AGI_Rlap_v1, whole genome shotgun sequence genomic region, the following are encoded:
- the LOC139864126 gene encoding uncharacterized protein, with protein MAPFEMLYGRKCRAPVCWNEAGEKLIEGPELVRVTNEKVAIATNRLKEAQSRQKVYADKHRRSLEFVVGDKVFLKVSPWKGIRRFGLKGKLSPRYIGPFEILDRVGEVSYRLALPPQLSHVHNVFHVSQLRGYNYHPLHVVQYPFSEIRADLSYVEEPEAIIEREERVTRKSSTPFVKVQWKNHPASEATWELEETMRAKHPHLFATWCIFNSITSFNFEDEIFFLSRWRFNIL; from the coding sequence ATGGCGCCATTTGAGATGCTCTATGGTCGGAAGTGTAGAGCGCCAGTTTGTTGGAATGAAGCGGGTGAAAAATTGATTGAAGGACCTGAGTTGGTTAGAGTGACTAATGAAAAGGTCGCTATAGCTACGAATCGACTGAAGGAAGCCCAATCGAGACAGAAAGTGTATGCCGATAAACACCGACGTTCGTTAGAGTTTGTGGTGGGTGATAAGGTGtttttaaaggtgtcaccttggaagggTATACGACGTTTTGGTTTGAAAGGAAAGCTCAGTCCTcgatatattggaccgtttgagatattagatcgaGTTGGTGAAGTATCTTATCGTTTAGCATTACCGCCACAGTTATCTCATGTTCATAACGTATTTCACGTATCTCAGTTGCGGGGTTACAACTATCATCCATTGCACGTGGTGCAATATCCTTTTTCTGAAATTCGAGCTGATCTTTCTTATGTTGAAGAGCCCGAAGCTATCATAGAACGCGAGGAGAGAGTAACTCGTAAAAGCTCCACCCCTTTTGTTAAAGTTCAATGGAAGAATCATCCAGCTAGCGAGGCCACTTGGGAACTCGAGGAAACCATGCGGGCCAAGCACCCTCATTTGTTTGCTACTTGGTGCATTTTCAATTCTATAACTTCTttcaatttcgag